From the Ilumatobacteraceae bacterium genome, the window CCACTCCGGCGACCCGGGCGCCGCGTCGGGCCGGCACCGCTTGCACGCCCGGAAGCCCCGCTGCTGTGCCGCCGCCGCCGACGGGTAGAAGTCGACGTTCGTTCGCTTCGGCGTGACGGCCGGGCAGCTCGGTCGGCAGTAGATCCCGGTGGTCCGAACAGCGATGTAGAACCATCCGTCGAACCGCTCGTCGCGGCTCTGCGCAGCCCGGTAGCACCGGTCGGCATCGAGGTGGATGGCGTCGCTCACAGGCACCATCATGTCAGCCCCCACCACGGAGCATGAGCGGGAATCGGACACCACGATCGGCGGCTGAAACCCGCTGACCGGGCGAACATGGGGTCAGCGGTCGACGGGCGCACTCACCGATGTGTCCGCGAGCGGATCATCACCGTCGACCGATGCGCCGACACGCTCGTCGATCACGATCGCCATTTCCCGACACCGTGCGAACGTCGCTGGTGACCTCGACGATCTGGGCCGAGGTGCTCCCGTTCAGCTGTTCTCGCGGAGGCGCTTCAGTTCTGCGCGTTCTTGCAGCCGGCGCCGGCGTCGATGCCGCCAGACGAAGCCGATCGATTCGGCACCCAGGACCGCCAACCCGAACGTGATGAGCAGGATCAGGATCAACGGCAGCTGGGTCTCGAACCACAGGAACTCGAAACCGACATCGTGCGTGTTCTGGAATGCGACCACCACGAGGAGCGCGAGCGCCGCCACCAGGGCGAAGCCCGTCCACATGATCCCGGTTCCCCGGTACTCCTCGACGGTGTCGGCGCGGTCCGCCGAACGCGCGGACGACGCCTCGTCGGTTTCGGACGATTGATCGCGTGCCATGACGAGCACATACCCGGTATCGGGCAGATCGACACGTGGGTGCGATCGTGTGCCAGCGGGTCTGCCCACACGGCGTCGCCCGTCACCGGCGACCGAAGCCGAAGAGGTGTTGGGCGACCTTGCGCATCTGGATCTCCTCGGCGCCCTCGGTGATCCGGTAGCGGCGATGGTGACGGTAGATGTGCTCGAACGGCATGTGGCGCGAGTAGCCCATGCCGCCGCACGTCTGCATCGCCCGGTCGGCAGCGTCACAGGCGAGCCGGTTGGCCCGGTAGTTGCACATGGCGACCTGGTGGGTGACCTCCATGTGGTGCTGCTGGTCGAGCCGCCATGCGGTCTCGCGAATCAGTTGTCGGAGCATCGCCGCCTCGGTGTGCAGTTCGACCAGCGGGAACTGGATGCCCTGGTTGACCGACAGCTTCTTGCCCCAGGTCACCCGGTCGTTCGCGTAGTCGACCGCCAGGTCGATGCAGTGCTGCGCCGCGCCCAGCGAGGATGCCGCCTGACGGATCCGGTTCTCGTGCACGAAGTGTTGGGCGAGTTCGAGGCCATGGTCGACGCGGCCGAACACGGCGTCGGCGCCGACGCGGATCTCGTTCAGGCTCACCTCGCCGTGGTCGCTCGGCATGTTGAACGTCCACCAGTAGTGCTCGACCACGAACCCGGGGTCGGCACACGGCACCAGGAACGCGGTGATGCCGACCGGGCTGCCGTCGTCGCCGGACGTGCGGGCGAAGATGATGTCGTGGGTGGCATGGTGCACCCCGGTGTTCCACCGCTTCATCCCGTTGATGACCCATTCGTCGCCGTCCTCGACCGCGGTCGTCTCGAGGTAGGTCGCGTCGCTGCCGTGATTGGGCTCGGTCAGCCCGAATGCCAGCCGGCGTGAACCGTCGAGGAACCCGGGCATCCACTCGGCGATCTGCTCCGGGGTGCCGAAGTCGCGCATCATCAGGACGGTCGGGAAGTTGCCGACGATCGACGACTCGTTCTGCAGGTCGTTGTGGAGCCCGAGCCCACGGTGCGCGAGGTGCTCACGGATGATCGCCATCTCGAGGTTCGACGCCGCCCGCCCACCGAACTCCTCGGGCAGCGCCAGGCGGAGCCAGCCGGCCGCGTCGGCCCGGCGCCGCATCTCACGGAGCAGTTCCTCCCACTCCTCACGCGGCACGCCGTCGTGCTCGAAGTCGGTGCGTGCCCACTCCCGACGATGGTCGAAGAAGCGCATGTTGTCGTCCGCGTGCTGCAACGGGAGGATCTCGGCCTCGATGAACGCGTCGAGTTCGTCGAGGGTGTGTTGGATCTCAGCCGGGATCGAGAAGTCCATGGGCGCAACCTACGCGGGAGGCGTGGGTCGACGACCAGCGGACGGCCGGTCCTCGACCCGCACGCGCCCTGCCGGTGCTCCGGCGTCTCGTGGTCAACCGGGATCGCCGGGTGAGATCGACCCGACGAACGCGTCGGCCGCAGGACTCGGGTTGAACGCGCTCCGGGCGAGGTGCTCCGTGCGCGTCGGCCCCCGTCGGAGGGCCACGGTCGCGAGCCCGGGTTCGCCCTTCGGCGCGACAGCGGACGGGAGCAGCGCGATGCCGAGGCCCGACTTGACGAGTTCGGCGATGATGTCGAGCGCCATCGCCTCGAACGCGACGTCGCGTGTCAGCCCGATCGCTTCGAACGCCCGGTCGCTCTGGGCCCGACCCGGCGTGTCCGTCGGGAAGTCGACGAACGTCTCGTCGGCCAACCGAGCGAGATCGATCGACCGTCGGCCGGCGAGCGGATGGTCACCCCCGACCAGGGCGACGTGCCGGTCGCGGGCGAGCACCCTCGACCGGACACCGGCGGGGATGTCGCCCGATGGCAGGCCGAGCACGCCGACGTCGACGACACCGTCTCGGATGCCGGCGATGAACTCGTCGCTGCCACCGACCTGCAGGCTGACGCTGACCGCCGGGTGGGCAGTGCGGAACGCGAGCAGCGCTGCGGGTACGTCGACGGCGGTGACGGTCGGGATGACGCCCAGCACGAGCCGACCGCGCACCTCACCGATCGCCGCCGCCGCATCGGCGACCGCTCGCTCGGCCGCATCGAGCGCCCGCCGGGCCTCCGGCAGGAACGCCGCACCGGCGGCGGTGATGTCGACCCGACGACTCGTGCGGGCGAACAGCTCGAAGCCCAGCTCCCGTTCGAGCGCCTTGATCTGGTGGCTGAGCGCTGACTGCACGACGTAGCAGCGCTCGGCGGCACGGGTGAAGTTGCCGGTCTCGGCGACGGCGACGACGTAACGCATCTGCTTCAGGTCCACGAGCACAGTCTGTCAGATTGATCTGGTTTCGAGATTGCTTCGGTGAAAACCATGTGTTGGACTCATTGCCCGATCTCGCTGAGAGTGGATGCCGTCGCCATCCGACGACACCCCGACCAGACCAACCAGGAGATCACCATGAACACCGCCCACACCACCGACACCATCGACACGGCCGACGCCACGAGTTCCACGCCGACGATCGGCGTTCTGGTCGGCAGCCTGTCGTCCACGTCGATCAATCGCACGCTCGCCCGCAGCCTGACCGGCCTCATCGGCGAGCGGGCCCATGTCGCCGAGATCGAGATCGGCGACCTGCCGCTCTACAACTCGGATCTCGACGAGACGCCGCCGGAAGCGGTACGCCGCTTCAAGCGCGAGGTGTCGTCGGTCGACGGCCTGATCGTCGTCACGCCCGAGTACAACCGGACGATGTCGGCCGTGTTGAAGAACGCGTTCGAGTGGGGGTCGCGCCCGTACGGCGAGAGCATCTGGGCGGGCATCCCGGCCGGTCTCGTCGGTGCGTCACCCGGGGCGATCGGCACTGCGACCGCCCAACAGCATGTCCGCAACGTGATGTCGTTCCTCGACATGCCGACCCTCGCACAACCGGAGGTCTACCTGCAGTTCCGGCCGGAGGTCTTCACCGACGACGGCCGGATCAGCGATGCCGGTACCCGGGGATTCCTCGCCGGGTGGGCCGACCGGTTCGTCGACCACGTCCGGCTGCACGCCGACGCCCGTCTCGTCGCGGCCGGGAGTCGAGCGGCGTGAGCACCACCACCGCCCCGCTCCCCCACCAGGCCGTCGCCGCGCCGATGACCACCCCGACCAGCCCGACCACCACGGCCCGGCCGGCCGGAACCGGACGGGTCGGCATCACGATCGCCACCGCGATCGCACCCGCGACGTGGGGCACGACGTATCTCGTCACCTCCGAACTCCTCCCGCCCGGCCACCCCATGTTCGCGGCACTCACACGGTCGCTCCCGATGGGACTCCTCGCACTCGCGATGACCCGGCGACTCCCCACCGGCGACTGGTGGTGGCGGGCCATGGTGCTGGGTGCGCTCAACATCGGTCTCTTCTTCTCGTTGCTGTTCGTCACCGCTGAACGTCTGCCGGGCGGTGTGGCCGCGACCGTCGGAGCGGTCCAGCCGACGATCGTCGCACTGCTGGCCTGGGGCGTCCTCCGTGAACGACTGTCGGGCCGGCGCCTCGGTTGGGGGGTGGTCGGCGTCGTCGGCGTCGGCCTGGTCGTGCTCGGTCCCGGCGCCTCGCTCGACGGTGTCGGGCTCCTCGCCGGCGTTGCCGGAGCGGCGTCGATGGCGACCGGCGTGACCCTCAGCAAGAAGTGGGGGCGCCCGGCGGGTGTCGGGCCGATGGCCTACGCCGGCTGGTTGCTGACCGCCGGAGGACTGTGGCTCCTGCCCGCCGTCGCCGCGTTCGAGGGCGTTCCCTCCGACGTCGACGCCGCCGCGCTCGGTGGGTACGCCTGGCTGGCGGTCGTCGGTGGCCTCGTGGCGTACATCCTGTGGTTCCGCGGGATCGGCCGTCTGCCGGTCACGGCGACGGCGCTGCTCGGCCTCCTGTCACCGGTGGTGGCCACGCTGCTGGGAGTCGTCGTGCTCGACGAGTCGTTCAGCATCCTGCAGGTGATCGGCATCGCCCTGACGCTCGCCGCGCTCCTCGCCGGCCAGACCAACGCACCGTCGGCGGCGTCACGGAAGTCCGCCCGGCGTCGCCGTACGTGGTAGTGATGCCGCCATGTCGCCCGGAGCATCGTTCGTCAGCTCATGCCCCGCCCGGGCAGCGCTGGCCGGCAATCCGTCCGACGGCTACGGCGGCGCGGTCGTGGCCGTGCCGGTGCCCGATCTCGCCGCCTTCGCCTCGGCCGAACCGGCCGACCGATTCTCGGTCCGCGTCGGCGATGCCGATCTCGACCGGCTGCTGGCGGCGACGGCACGCTCGTTCGCCGATGCGGTGGGCCGACCCCGTGATGTCACGCTCTCGGCGACCACCACCATTCCGCGGTCGGTCGGTCTCGCCGGTTCGAGCGCGTTGATCGTCTGCGCACTCCGGGTGCTCGCCGCCACGATCGACCACCGATTCGAGCCGATCGAACTCGCGCAACTCGCCTTGTCGGTCGAGCGCGACCGGCTCGGCATCGCGGCCGGGCTGCAGGACCGGCTCGTCCAGTCGGTCGGCCAGCTGGTGTCGATGCGGTTCGA encodes:
- a CDS encoding EamA family transporter — protein: MSTTTAPLPHQAVAAPMTTPTSPTTTARPAGTGRVGITIATAIAPATWGTTYLVTSELLPPGHPMFAALTRSLPMGLLALAMTRRLPTGDWWWRAMVLGALNIGLFFSLLFVTAERLPGGVAATVGAVQPTIVALLAWGVLRERLSGRRLGWGVVGVVGVGLVVLGPGASLDGVGLLAGVAGAASMATGVTLSKKWGRPAGVGPMAYAGWLLTAGGLWLLPAVAAFEGVPSDVDAAALGGYAWLAVVGGLVAYILWFRGIGRLPVTATALLGLLSPVVATLLGVVVLDESFSILQVIGIALTLAALLAGQTNAPSAASRKSARRRRTW
- a CDS encoding acyl-CoA dehydrogenase family protein, with protein sequence MDFSIPAEIQHTLDELDAFIEAEILPLQHADDNMRFFDHRREWARTDFEHDGVPREEWEELLREMRRRADAAGWLRLALPEEFGGRAASNLEMAIIREHLAHRGLGLHNDLQNESSIVGNFPTVLMMRDFGTPEQIAEWMPGFLDGSRRLAFGLTEPNHGSDATYLETTAVEDGDEWVINGMKRWNTGVHHATHDIIFARTSGDDGSPVGITAFLVPCADPGFVVEHYWWTFNMPSDHGEVSLNEIRVGADAVFGRVDHGLELAQHFVHENRIRQAASSLGAAQHCIDLAVDYANDRVTWGKKLSVNQGIQFPLVELHTEAAMLRQLIRETAWRLDQQHHMEVTHQVAMCNYRANRLACDAADRAMQTCGGMGYSRHMPFEHIYRHHRRYRITEGAEEIQMRKVAQHLFGFGRR
- a CDS encoding LysR family transcriptional regulator; translation: MDLKQMRYVVAVAETGNFTRAAERCYVVQSALSHQIKALERELGFELFARTSRRVDITAAGAAFLPEARRALDAAERAVADAAAAIGEVRGRLVLGVIPTVTAVDVPAALLAFRTAHPAVSVSLQVGGSDEFIAGIRDGVVDVGVLGLPSGDIPAGVRSRVLARDRHVALVGGDHPLAGRRSIDLARLADETFVDFPTDTPGRAQSDRAFEAIGLTRDVAFEAMALDIIAELVKSGLGIALLPSAVAPKGEPGLATVALRRGPTRTEHLARSAFNPSPAADAFVGSISPGDPG
- a CDS encoding NADPH-dependent FMN reductase, encoding MNTAHTTDTIDTADATSSTPTIGVLVGSLSSTSINRTLARSLTGLIGERAHVAEIEIGDLPLYNSDLDETPPEAVRRFKREVSSVDGLIVVTPEYNRTMSAVLKNAFEWGSRPYGESIWAGIPAGLVGASPGAIGTATAQQHVRNVMSFLDMPTLAQPEVYLQFRPEVFTDDGRISDAGTRGFLAGWADRFVDHVRLHADARLVAAGSRAA
- a CDS encoding lipopolysaccharide assembly protein LapA domain-containing protein — translated: MARDQSSETDEASSARSADRADTVEEYRGTGIMWTGFALVAALALLVVVAFQNTHDVGFEFLWFETQLPLILILLITFGLAVLGAESIGFVWRHRRRRRLQERAELKRLRENS